From Juglans regia cultivar Chandler chromosome 8, Walnut 2.0, whole genome shotgun sequence, the proteins below share one genomic window:
- the LOC109014047 gene encoding uncharacterized protein LOC109014047 isoform X1 has translation MLMQSSLPISNGAALHFSSDHGKEDTMCDWRPGTEIWQMYSNRDKYPHGHCKKAEPIIEEKENANTPSFLNFPRSYAQPPNLSTISESCIPNFVYRRRKLRGNLLTRFSSQSPANAKKSADSRSFTSFDAPSVAAKEQRVVFQVEHESHTVGAPIKASLSCVKEPCILKSQSINGCSVGEGHVSGAAIKNGRRKILEVDSANDSCSSSESNMELVSASMVTEVDDTGECSSSSVMITEVKGEDLSENDLCISILRCQGLVQVLPTKNDDSAEDAGPSSGSSCSRSCKICGHTDTTLNMLICDNCEDAFHVSCLNPRMKKIPDDEWFCYSCLKKKCKIPMETGTRRSLSIACEMGRCRNTLAKGDLNPIASMLRDPEPYTMGVRVGKGFQAEVPDWSGPMINDVDAIGEPVEMNPSECVTSHEWNFNKPCTPNSIGNWIQCREVIDGIGEGINGTICGKWRRAPLCEVQTDDWDCFRSVLWDPFHADCAVPQELETDQVLKQLKYVQMLRPQLAAKRRKSDDRKKSDGNSQKRTVDKSNTQIP, from the exons ATGTTGATGCAGAGTTCCCTTCCTATTTCAAATGGGGCTGCTCTGCATTTTTCATCCGATCATGGGAAAGAAGATACCATGTGTGATTGGAGGCCAGGCACTGAAATTTGGCAGATGTATTCTAATCGTGATAAATACCCTCATGGTCATTGCAAAAAGGCTGAACCAATAATAGAGGAAAAGGAGAATGCTAATACTCCAAGCTTCTTAAATTTTCCAAGAAGTTATGCCCAGCCACCAAATCTTAGCACAATATCTGAAAGTTGTATTCCTAATTTTGTTTATAGGCGAAGGAAGTTACGGGGCAACTTACTCACCCGTTTTTCATCACAATCCCCAGCTAATGCAAAGAAAAGTGCTGATAGCCGTTCATTCACAAGTTTTGATGCACCTTCTGTGGCAGCCAAGGAGCAACGTGTGGTGTTTCAAGTTGAGCATGAATCTCATACTGTTGGAGCACCCATCAAGGCTTCTCTTTCATGTGTAAAAGAACCTTGTATTTTAAAGTCACAGTCTATCAATGGATGTTCAGTTGGGGAAGGGCATGTTTCTGGTGCTGCAATAAAAAATGGCAGGCGAAAGATTTTAGAGGTTGATAGTGCAAATGACAGTTGCTCATCGTCAGAATCAAATATGGAACTTGTTTCAGCTTCCATGGTGACGGAAGTGGATGACACTGGTGAGTGCTCCTCATCTAGTGTGATGATTACGGAGGTCAAGGGGGAGGATCTCTCAGAAAACGATCTATGCATTTCTATACTTAGATGCCAGGGTTTGGTTCAAGTTTTGCCTACCAAGAATGATGATTCTGCTGAAGATGCTGGTCCTAGTAGTGGAAGTAGCTGTTCCCGGTCATGCAAGATTTGTGGTCATACAGATACTACACTGAACATGCTTATTTGTGATAACTGTGAAGATGCATTTCATGTTTCTTGCCTCAATCCCCGTATGAAGAAGATACCTGATGATGAATGGTTTTGTTATTcttgtttgaaaaagaaatgtaaaattCCAATGGAAACTGGTACCAGAAGATCACTAAGCATTGCTTGTGAAATGGGCAGATGTAGAAATACATTGGCGAAAGGTGACTTGAATCCAATAGCATCGATGTTGAGAGACCCTGAACCATATACAATGGGAGTTCGGGTTGGTAAAGGTTTTCAGGCAGAAGTTCCAGACTGGTCAGGTCCAATGATAAA TGATGTTGATGCCATAGGTGAACCAGTTGAAATGAATCCTTCAGAGTGTGTTACTTCACAT GAGTGGAACTTCAACAAGCCATGTACACCTAACTCTATTGGTAATTGGATTCAGTGCCGAGAGGTTATTGATGGCATAGGAGAAGGTATAAATGGAACTATATGTGGAAAGTGGCGCAG gGCTCCTCTTTGTGAAGTCCAAACTGATGACTGGGACTGCTTTCGCTCAGTCCTTTGGGATCCATTCCATGCTGATTGTGCTGTACCTCAG GAGCTAGAAACAGATCAAGTTCTAAAGCAACTAAAGTATGTTCAGATG CTGAGGCCCCAGCTAGCTGCCAAACGGCGAAAATCAGACGATAGAAAAAAAAGCGATGGCAATTCACAAAAACGTACAGTTGATAAATCAAACACACAGATTCCGTAA
- the LOC109014047 gene encoding uncharacterized protein LOC109014047 isoform X2, whose amino-acid sequence MLMQSSLPISNGAALHFSSDHGKEDTMCDWRPGTEIWQMYSNRDKYPHGHCKKAEPIIEEKENANTPSFLNFPRSYAQPPNLSTISESCIPNFVYRRRKLRGNLLTRFSSQSPANAKKSADSRSFTSFDAPSVAAKEQRVVFQVEHESHTVGAPIKASLSCVKEPCILKSQSINGCSVGEGHVSGAAIKNGRRKILEVDSANDSCSSSESNMELVSASMVTEVDDTGECSSSSVMITEVKGEDLSENDLCISILRCQGLVQVLPTKNDDSAEDAGPSSGSSCSRSCKICGHTDTTLNMLICDNCEDAFHVSCLNPRMKKIPDDEWFCYSCLKKKCKIPMETGTRRSLSIACEMGRCRNTLAKGDLNPIASMLRDPEPYTMGVRVGKGFQAEVPDWSGPMINDVDAIGEPVEMNPSECVTSHEWNFNKPCTPNSIGNWIQCREVIDGIGEGINGTICGKWRRAPLCEVQTDDWDCFRSVLWDPFHADCAVPQELETDQVLKQLKYVQMNHGGFVDDPDPCHSSLWADTDVNIYAFLQY is encoded by the exons ATGTTGATGCAGAGTTCCCTTCCTATTTCAAATGGGGCTGCTCTGCATTTTTCATCCGATCATGGGAAAGAAGATACCATGTGTGATTGGAGGCCAGGCACTGAAATTTGGCAGATGTATTCTAATCGTGATAAATACCCTCATGGTCATTGCAAAAAGGCTGAACCAATAATAGAGGAAAAGGAGAATGCTAATACTCCAAGCTTCTTAAATTTTCCAAGAAGTTATGCCCAGCCACCAAATCTTAGCACAATATCTGAAAGTTGTATTCCTAATTTTGTTTATAGGCGAAGGAAGTTACGGGGCAACTTACTCACCCGTTTTTCATCACAATCCCCAGCTAATGCAAAGAAAAGTGCTGATAGCCGTTCATTCACAAGTTTTGATGCACCTTCTGTGGCAGCCAAGGAGCAACGTGTGGTGTTTCAAGTTGAGCATGAATCTCATACTGTTGGAGCACCCATCAAGGCTTCTCTTTCATGTGTAAAAGAACCTTGTATTTTAAAGTCACAGTCTATCAATGGATGTTCAGTTGGGGAAGGGCATGTTTCTGGTGCTGCAATAAAAAATGGCAGGCGAAAGATTTTAGAGGTTGATAGTGCAAATGACAGTTGCTCATCGTCAGAATCAAATATGGAACTTGTTTCAGCTTCCATGGTGACGGAAGTGGATGACACTGGTGAGTGCTCCTCATCTAGTGTGATGATTACGGAGGTCAAGGGGGAGGATCTCTCAGAAAACGATCTATGCATTTCTATACTTAGATGCCAGGGTTTGGTTCAAGTTTTGCCTACCAAGAATGATGATTCTGCTGAAGATGCTGGTCCTAGTAGTGGAAGTAGCTGTTCCCGGTCATGCAAGATTTGTGGTCATACAGATACTACACTGAACATGCTTATTTGTGATAACTGTGAAGATGCATTTCATGTTTCTTGCCTCAATCCCCGTATGAAGAAGATACCTGATGATGAATGGTTTTGTTATTcttgtttgaaaaagaaatgtaaaattCCAATGGAAACTGGTACCAGAAGATCACTAAGCATTGCTTGTGAAATGGGCAGATGTAGAAATACATTGGCGAAAGGTGACTTGAATCCAATAGCATCGATGTTGAGAGACCCTGAACCATATACAATGGGAGTTCGGGTTGGTAAAGGTTTTCAGGCAGAAGTTCCAGACTGGTCAGGTCCAATGATAAA TGATGTTGATGCCATAGGTGAACCAGTTGAAATGAATCCTTCAGAGTGTGTTACTTCACAT GAGTGGAACTTCAACAAGCCATGTACACCTAACTCTATTGGTAATTGGATTCAGTGCCGAGAGGTTATTGATGGCATAGGAGAAGGTATAAATGGAACTATATGTGGAAAGTGGCGCAG gGCTCCTCTTTGTGAAGTCCAAACTGATGACTGGGACTGCTTTCGCTCAGTCCTTTGGGATCCATTCCATGCTGATTGTGCTGTACCTCAG GAGCTAGAAACAGATCAAGTTCTAAAGCAACTAAAGTATGTTCAGATG AATCACGGTGGTTTTGTGGACGATCCAGATCCTTGTCATAGCAGCCTCTGGGCTGACACAGATGTTAACATTTATGCATTTCTTCAATATTAG
- the LOC109014047 gene encoding uncharacterized protein LOC109014047 isoform X4, which yields MLMQSSLPISNGAALHFSSDHGKEDTMCDWRPGTEIWQMYSNRDKYPHGHCKKAEPIIEEKENANTPSFLNFPRSYAQPPNLSTISESCIPNFVYRRRKLRGNLLTRFSSQSPANAKKSADSRSFTSFDAPSVAAKEQRVVFQVEHESHTVGAPIKASLSCVKEPCILKSQSINGCSVGEGHVSGAAIKNGRRKILEVDSANDSCSSSESNMELVSASMVTEVDDTGECSSSSVMITEVKGEDLSENDLCISILRCQGLVQVLPTKNDDSAEDAGPSSGSSCSRSCKICGHTDTTLNMLICDNCEDAFHVSCLNPRMKKIPDDEWFCYSCLKKKCKIPMETGTRRSLSIACEMGRCRNTLAKGDLNPIASMLRDPEPYTMGVRVGKGFQAEVPDWSGPMINDVDAIGEPVEMNPSECVTSHEWNFNKPCTPNSIGNWIQCREVIDGIGEGINGTICGKWRRAPLCEVQTDDWDCFRSVLWDPFHADCAVPQELETDQVLKQLKYVQM from the exons ATGTTGATGCAGAGTTCCCTTCCTATTTCAAATGGGGCTGCTCTGCATTTTTCATCCGATCATGGGAAAGAAGATACCATGTGTGATTGGAGGCCAGGCACTGAAATTTGGCAGATGTATTCTAATCGTGATAAATACCCTCATGGTCATTGCAAAAAGGCTGAACCAATAATAGAGGAAAAGGAGAATGCTAATACTCCAAGCTTCTTAAATTTTCCAAGAAGTTATGCCCAGCCACCAAATCTTAGCACAATATCTGAAAGTTGTATTCCTAATTTTGTTTATAGGCGAAGGAAGTTACGGGGCAACTTACTCACCCGTTTTTCATCACAATCCCCAGCTAATGCAAAGAAAAGTGCTGATAGCCGTTCATTCACAAGTTTTGATGCACCTTCTGTGGCAGCCAAGGAGCAACGTGTGGTGTTTCAAGTTGAGCATGAATCTCATACTGTTGGAGCACCCATCAAGGCTTCTCTTTCATGTGTAAAAGAACCTTGTATTTTAAAGTCACAGTCTATCAATGGATGTTCAGTTGGGGAAGGGCATGTTTCTGGTGCTGCAATAAAAAATGGCAGGCGAAAGATTTTAGAGGTTGATAGTGCAAATGACAGTTGCTCATCGTCAGAATCAAATATGGAACTTGTTTCAGCTTCCATGGTGACGGAAGTGGATGACACTGGTGAGTGCTCCTCATCTAGTGTGATGATTACGGAGGTCAAGGGGGAGGATCTCTCAGAAAACGATCTATGCATTTCTATACTTAGATGCCAGGGTTTGGTTCAAGTTTTGCCTACCAAGAATGATGATTCTGCTGAAGATGCTGGTCCTAGTAGTGGAAGTAGCTGTTCCCGGTCATGCAAGATTTGTGGTCATACAGATACTACACTGAACATGCTTATTTGTGATAACTGTGAAGATGCATTTCATGTTTCTTGCCTCAATCCCCGTATGAAGAAGATACCTGATGATGAATGGTTTTGTTATTcttgtttgaaaaagaaatgtaaaattCCAATGGAAACTGGTACCAGAAGATCACTAAGCATTGCTTGTGAAATGGGCAGATGTAGAAATACATTGGCGAAAGGTGACTTGAATCCAATAGCATCGATGTTGAGAGACCCTGAACCATATACAATGGGAGTTCGGGTTGGTAAAGGTTTTCAGGCAGAAGTTCCAGACTGGTCAGGTCCAATGATAAA TGATGTTGATGCCATAGGTGAACCAGTTGAAATGAATCCTTCAGAGTGTGTTACTTCACAT GAGTGGAACTTCAACAAGCCATGTACACCTAACTCTATTGGTAATTGGATTCAGTGCCGAGAGGTTATTGATGGCATAGGAGAAGGTATAAATGGAACTATATGTGGAAAGTGGCGCAG gGCTCCTCTTTGTGAAGTCCAAACTGATGACTGGGACTGCTTTCGCTCAGTCCTTTGGGATCCATTCCATGCTGATTGTGCTGTACCTCAG GAGCTAGAAACAGATCAAGTTCTAAAGCAACTAAAGTATGTTCAGATG tAA
- the LOC109014047 gene encoding uncharacterized protein LOC109014047 isoform X3 yields MLMQSSLPISNGAALHFSSDHGKEDTMCDWRPGTEIWQMYSNRDKYPHGHCKKAEPIIEEKENANTPSFLNFPRSYAQPPNLSTISESCIPNFVYRRRKLRGNLLTRFSSQSPANAKKSADSRSFTSFDAPSVAAKEQRVVFQVEHESHTVGAPIKASLSCVKEPCILKSQSINGCSVGEGHVSGAAIKNGRRKILEVDSANDSCSSSESNMELVSASMVTEVDDTGECSSSSVMITEVKGEDLSENDLCISILRCQGLVQVLPTKNDDSAEDAGPSSGSSCSRSCKICGHTDTTLNMLICDNCEDAFHVSCLNPRMKKIPDDEWFCYSCLKKKCKIPMETGTRRSLSIACEMGRCRNTLAKGDLNPIASMLRDPEPYTMGVRVGKGFQAEVPDWSGPMINDVDAIGEPVEMNPSECVTSHEWNFNKPCTPNSIGNWIQCREVIDGIGEGINGTICGKWRRAPLCEVQTDDWDCFRSVLWDPFHADCAVPQLRPQLAAKRRKSDDRKKSDGNSQKRTVDKSNTQIP; encoded by the exons ATGTTGATGCAGAGTTCCCTTCCTATTTCAAATGGGGCTGCTCTGCATTTTTCATCCGATCATGGGAAAGAAGATACCATGTGTGATTGGAGGCCAGGCACTGAAATTTGGCAGATGTATTCTAATCGTGATAAATACCCTCATGGTCATTGCAAAAAGGCTGAACCAATAATAGAGGAAAAGGAGAATGCTAATACTCCAAGCTTCTTAAATTTTCCAAGAAGTTATGCCCAGCCACCAAATCTTAGCACAATATCTGAAAGTTGTATTCCTAATTTTGTTTATAGGCGAAGGAAGTTACGGGGCAACTTACTCACCCGTTTTTCATCACAATCCCCAGCTAATGCAAAGAAAAGTGCTGATAGCCGTTCATTCACAAGTTTTGATGCACCTTCTGTGGCAGCCAAGGAGCAACGTGTGGTGTTTCAAGTTGAGCATGAATCTCATACTGTTGGAGCACCCATCAAGGCTTCTCTTTCATGTGTAAAAGAACCTTGTATTTTAAAGTCACAGTCTATCAATGGATGTTCAGTTGGGGAAGGGCATGTTTCTGGTGCTGCAATAAAAAATGGCAGGCGAAAGATTTTAGAGGTTGATAGTGCAAATGACAGTTGCTCATCGTCAGAATCAAATATGGAACTTGTTTCAGCTTCCATGGTGACGGAAGTGGATGACACTGGTGAGTGCTCCTCATCTAGTGTGATGATTACGGAGGTCAAGGGGGAGGATCTCTCAGAAAACGATCTATGCATTTCTATACTTAGATGCCAGGGTTTGGTTCAAGTTTTGCCTACCAAGAATGATGATTCTGCTGAAGATGCTGGTCCTAGTAGTGGAAGTAGCTGTTCCCGGTCATGCAAGATTTGTGGTCATACAGATACTACACTGAACATGCTTATTTGTGATAACTGTGAAGATGCATTTCATGTTTCTTGCCTCAATCCCCGTATGAAGAAGATACCTGATGATGAATGGTTTTGTTATTcttgtttgaaaaagaaatgtaaaattCCAATGGAAACTGGTACCAGAAGATCACTAAGCATTGCTTGTGAAATGGGCAGATGTAGAAATACATTGGCGAAAGGTGACTTGAATCCAATAGCATCGATGTTGAGAGACCCTGAACCATATACAATGGGAGTTCGGGTTGGTAAAGGTTTTCAGGCAGAAGTTCCAGACTGGTCAGGTCCAATGATAAA TGATGTTGATGCCATAGGTGAACCAGTTGAAATGAATCCTTCAGAGTGTGTTACTTCACAT GAGTGGAACTTCAACAAGCCATGTACACCTAACTCTATTGGTAATTGGATTCAGTGCCGAGAGGTTATTGATGGCATAGGAGAAGGTATAAATGGAACTATATGTGGAAAGTGGCGCAG gGCTCCTCTTTGTGAAGTCCAAACTGATGACTGGGACTGCTTTCGCTCAGTCCTTTGGGATCCATTCCATGCTGATTGTGCTGTACCTCAG CTGAGGCCCCAGCTAGCTGCCAAACGGCGAAAATCAGACGATAGAAAAAAAAGCGATGGCAATTCACAAAAACGTACAGTTGATAAATCAAACACACAGATTCCGTAA
- the LOC109014364 gene encoding pathogenesis-related homeodomain protein-like isoform X2: protein MRGTGKKIMYQESVKSCYPKAESGSKLITSLKLKKGRNISCCKKLNSKSKSHVKIIGSMISKRPVTDPASREPKNESKSRKFVSRKILNKAIDTKSSRKMSPLGLQGKASPNSSKGNGTNVDGEVKNTNLKKRKKKRRQKDALELDEASRLQRRTRYLMIKMKLEQNLIDAYSGEGWKGQSREKIKPEKELQRAKKQILKCKLGIRDAIHHLDSLSSEGCIEDSVIAPDGSVHHEHIFCAKCKLRETFLDNDIILCDGTCNCAFHQKCLDPPLDSDNIPPGDQGWFCKFCECKMEILEGMNAHLGTHFSMDCDWQDVFKEAAAFPDGGNTILDPEEEWPSDDSDDGDYNPDRRENSSMISGAETDDNVSDDISISTSLSWSLDGELFSGKEGMGCGNHFANTSLDSDESTDGEIICGPRQRRAVDYKKLYDEMFGKDPPAYEQVSEDEDWGPAKRKRKEKESVAASTLMTLYESEKKCPDSDTKELKKKSLLETPTRRPFLRMPRIAAEKLRQVFDENELPSRAVKENLSKELGLDPEKVEIGKQLHSFKDSSLENVKKNAADVVASKGTSAEIMVHAPRNVKRVFQRRHQKSVGGVLKKKQQKRSSLMSPANGKKDTVEFSDDVSLKKLLEARTRERKRVNVLAGDERQAAEMEMERLCKIMGRLESIKQKMPRLKNDKAKHSNKSHLFQRSVIYVPIAELREKV from the exons ATGCGTGGTACtggaaagaaaataatgtaCCAAGAATCTGTAAAATCTTGCTATCCAAAGGCAGAATCTGGGTCCAAGTTGATTACATCATTGAAGTTAAAAAAGGGTAGGAATATATCCTGTTGCAAgaaactcaactcaaaatcaaaatctcatGTAAAGATAATTGGTTCAATGATTTCAAAGAGGCCAGTTACTGATCCTGCAAGCAGGGAGCCCAAGAACGAATCCAAAAGTAGAAAATTTGTCAGCaggaaaattctaaataaaGCAATTGATACAAAGTCTTCAAGGAAGATGTCTCCGTTGGGGCTTCAAGGTAAGGCCTCGCCTAATAGCTCCAAGGGAAATGGAACAAATGTTGATGGGGAGGTCAAAAATACAAAtctaaagaagaggaagaagaagcgaAGGCAAAAGGATGCTTTGGAGCTCGATGAAGCATCCCGTTTGCAGAGGAGAACAAGGTATCTTATGATTAAAATGAAGCTGGAGCAGAACCTTATTGATGCTTACTCTGGAGAAGGTTGGAAAGGTCAGAG TCGGGAAAAGATTAAGCCAGAAAAGGAGCTACAACGGGCCAAGAAACAGATATTGAAGTGTAAGCTTGGAATACGTGATGCAATTCACCATTTGGATTCACTTAGTTCAGAAGGATGCATCGAAGACTCTGTCATTGCTCCGGATGGATCTGTACACCATGAACAT atATTCTGTGCAAAGTGCAAGTTACGTGAAACTTTCCTAGATAATGATATTATACTATGTGACGGGACATGTAACTGTGCTTTCCACCAAAAATGCCTAGACCCTCCATTGGACAGTGACAATA TTCCTCCAGGGGATCAAGGCTGGTTTTGCAAATTTTGCGAGTGTAAGATGGAAATTTTAGAAGGAATGAATGCCCATCTTGGGACCCACTTCTCCATGGATTGTGACTGGCAG GATGTTTTCAAAGAAGCCGCTGCTTTTCCTGATGGTGGGAATACAATATTAGATCCAGAGGAAGAATGGCCTTCAGATGATTCTGACGATGGTGATTATAATCCTGACAGGAGGGAAAACAGTTCTATGATCAGTGGGGCAGAAACTGATGACAACGTGTCTGATGACATTAGCATTTCTACTAGCCTGAGTTGGTCTTTAGATGGTGAACTTTTTTCTGGAAAGGAAGGCATGGGGTGTGGAAACCATTTTGCTAATACCAGTTTAGATTCTGATGAATCCACAGACGGAGAAATTATATGTGGCCCTAGGCAACGAAGAGCTGTTGACTATAAGAAGTTATATGAT GAAATGTTTGGAAAGGATCCTCCAGCTTATGAACAAGTGAGTGAGGATGAAGACTGGGGTCCTGCTAAAAGAAAGCGGAAAGAGAAGGAGTCTGTTGCAGCCAGCACCCTAATGACACTATATGAAAGTGAGAAGAAGTGTCCAGATTCTGACACCaaagaattgaaaaagaaatccCTCCTAGAAACACCAACTAGAAGGCCATTTTTGAGAATGCCCCGCATTGCAGCTGAG AAGCTTCGTCAAGTTTTTGATGAGAATGAACTTCCGTCTAGAGCTGTCAAGGAGAATCTTTCAAAGGAGTTGGGCCTTGATCCGGAGAAG GTAGAGATAGGAAAGCAACTTCATAGTTTTAAGGATTCCAGTTTagaaaatgtgaagaaaaaCGCTGCCGATGTTGTGGCATCTAAGGGTACATCTGCAGAGATTATGGTCCATGCCCCAAGGAATGTTAAAAGGGTTTTCCAGAGAAGGCATCAGAAGTCAGTAGGcggtgttttaaagaaaaagcaaCAGAAAAGATCTTCACTCATGTCACCTGCTAATGGCAAAAAG GATACAGTGGAGTTCAGTGACGATGTGAGCTTGAAGAAACTTTTGGAAGCAAGGActagggagaggaagagggtcAATGTCTTGGCTGGAGATGAACGTCAAGCAGCAGAGATGGAAATGGAAAGACTTTGCAAAATCATGGGTAGATTAGAGAGCATAAAACAGAAAATGCCAAGACTTAAAAATGACAAAGCTAAACATTCAAATAAATCCCATTTGTTTCAACGGTCTGTGATTTATGTTCCCATAGCAGAGCTTAGGGAAAAAGTTTGA
- the LOC109014364 gene encoding pathogenesis-related homeodomain protein-like isoform X1 has protein sequence MRGTGKKIMYQESVKSCYPKAESGSKLITSLKLKKGRNISCCKKLNSKSKSHVKIIGSMISKRPVTDPASREPKNESKSRKFVSRKILNKAIDTKSSRKMSPLGLQGKASPNSSKGNGTNVDGEVKNTNLKKRKKKRRQKDALELDEASRLQRRTRYLMIKMKLEQNLIDAYSGEGWKGQSREKIKPEKELQRAKKQILKCKLGIRDAIHHLDSLSSEGCIEDSVIAPDGSVHHEHIFCAKCKLRETFLDNDIILCDGTCNCAFHQKCLDPPLDSDNIPPGDQGWFCKFCECKMEILEGMNAHLGTHFSMDCDWQDVFKEAAAFPDGGNTILDPEEEWPSDDSDDGDYNPDRRENSSMISGAETDDNVSDDISISTSLSWSLDGELFSGKEGMGCGNHFANTSLDSDESTDGEIICGPRQRRAVDYKKLYDEMFGKDPPAYEQVSEDEDWGPAKRKRKEKESVAASTLMTLYESEKKCPDSDTKELKKKSLLETPTRRPFLRMPRIAAEKLRQVFDENELPSRAVKENLSKELGLDPEKVSKWFKNARYLALKSRKVEIGKQLHSFKDSSLENVKKNAADVVASKGTSAEIMVHAPRNVKRVFQRRHQKSVGGVLKKKQQKRSSLMSPANGKKDTVEFSDDVSLKKLLEARTRERKRVNVLAGDERQAAEMEMERLCKIMGRLESIKQKMPRLKNDKAKHSNKSHLFQRSVIYVPIAELREKV, from the exons ATGCGTGGTACtggaaagaaaataatgtaCCAAGAATCTGTAAAATCTTGCTATCCAAAGGCAGAATCTGGGTCCAAGTTGATTACATCATTGAAGTTAAAAAAGGGTAGGAATATATCCTGTTGCAAgaaactcaactcaaaatcaaaatctcatGTAAAGATAATTGGTTCAATGATTTCAAAGAGGCCAGTTACTGATCCTGCAAGCAGGGAGCCCAAGAACGAATCCAAAAGTAGAAAATTTGTCAGCaggaaaattctaaataaaGCAATTGATACAAAGTCTTCAAGGAAGATGTCTCCGTTGGGGCTTCAAGGTAAGGCCTCGCCTAATAGCTCCAAGGGAAATGGAACAAATGTTGATGGGGAGGTCAAAAATACAAAtctaaagaagaggaagaagaagcgaAGGCAAAAGGATGCTTTGGAGCTCGATGAAGCATCCCGTTTGCAGAGGAGAACAAGGTATCTTATGATTAAAATGAAGCTGGAGCAGAACCTTATTGATGCTTACTCTGGAGAAGGTTGGAAAGGTCAGAG TCGGGAAAAGATTAAGCCAGAAAAGGAGCTACAACGGGCCAAGAAACAGATATTGAAGTGTAAGCTTGGAATACGTGATGCAATTCACCATTTGGATTCACTTAGTTCAGAAGGATGCATCGAAGACTCTGTCATTGCTCCGGATGGATCTGTACACCATGAACAT atATTCTGTGCAAAGTGCAAGTTACGTGAAACTTTCCTAGATAATGATATTATACTATGTGACGGGACATGTAACTGTGCTTTCCACCAAAAATGCCTAGACCCTCCATTGGACAGTGACAATA TTCCTCCAGGGGATCAAGGCTGGTTTTGCAAATTTTGCGAGTGTAAGATGGAAATTTTAGAAGGAATGAATGCCCATCTTGGGACCCACTTCTCCATGGATTGTGACTGGCAG GATGTTTTCAAAGAAGCCGCTGCTTTTCCTGATGGTGGGAATACAATATTAGATCCAGAGGAAGAATGGCCTTCAGATGATTCTGACGATGGTGATTATAATCCTGACAGGAGGGAAAACAGTTCTATGATCAGTGGGGCAGAAACTGATGACAACGTGTCTGATGACATTAGCATTTCTACTAGCCTGAGTTGGTCTTTAGATGGTGAACTTTTTTCTGGAAAGGAAGGCATGGGGTGTGGAAACCATTTTGCTAATACCAGTTTAGATTCTGATGAATCCACAGACGGAGAAATTATATGTGGCCCTAGGCAACGAAGAGCTGTTGACTATAAGAAGTTATATGAT GAAATGTTTGGAAAGGATCCTCCAGCTTATGAACAAGTGAGTGAGGATGAAGACTGGGGTCCTGCTAAAAGAAAGCGGAAAGAGAAGGAGTCTGTTGCAGCCAGCACCCTAATGACACTATATGAAAGTGAGAAGAAGTGTCCAGATTCTGACACCaaagaattgaaaaagaaatccCTCCTAGAAACACCAACTAGAAGGCCATTTTTGAGAATGCCCCGCATTGCAGCTGAG AAGCTTCGTCAAGTTTTTGATGAGAATGAACTTCCGTCTAGAGCTGTCAAGGAGAATCTTTCAAAGGAGTTGGGCCTTGATCCGGAGAAG GTTAGCAAATGGTTCAAAAATGCACGTTACTTAGCTCTTAAATCCAGAAAG GTAGAGATAGGAAAGCAACTTCATAGTTTTAAGGATTCCAGTTTagaaaatgtgaagaaaaaCGCTGCCGATGTTGTGGCATCTAAGGGTACATCTGCAGAGATTATGGTCCATGCCCCAAGGAATGTTAAAAGGGTTTTCCAGAGAAGGCATCAGAAGTCAGTAGGcggtgttttaaagaaaaagcaaCAGAAAAGATCTTCACTCATGTCACCTGCTAATGGCAAAAAG GATACAGTGGAGTTCAGTGACGATGTGAGCTTGAAGAAACTTTTGGAAGCAAGGActagggagaggaagagggtcAATGTCTTGGCTGGAGATGAACGTCAAGCAGCAGAGATGGAAATGGAAAGACTTTGCAAAATCATGGGTAGATTAGAGAGCATAAAACAGAAAATGCCAAGACTTAAAAATGACAAAGCTAAACATTCAAATAAATCCCATTTGTTTCAACGGTCTGTGATTTATGTTCCCATAGCAGAGCTTAGGGAAAAAGTTTGA